A single window of Dermacentor albipictus isolate Rhodes 1998 colony chromosome 1, USDA_Dalb.pri_finalv2, whole genome shotgun sequence DNA harbors:
- the LOC135914384 gene encoding uncharacterized protein — MLQEAPALYNSRRQLQGHEDVKEPLERSAEEPMPKNQNTLPCNLDKKTRTTQDVHFSAPSQLPEVTRTQATNGTRLYHCSAAGIASTSGFATAVSQRQCLRNYWP, encoded by the exons atgctgcaagag gcacccgctttatataactcaagaaggcagctgcaaggacacgaggatgtgaaagagccattggagcgtagtgcagaggagccaatgccaaaaaatcaaaatacattgccatgcaatttggacaagaaaacta ggacaacccaggacgtgcatttctcagcacccagtcaactgccagaagtgactcgaacacaggccacca atggcactcggctgtaccactgcagtgctgcgggaattgccagcaccagcggctttgcaacagctgtttcaca gagacaatgcctacgaaattattggccctga